One stretch of Thermodesulfobacteriota bacterium DNA includes these proteins:
- a CDS encoding methyltransferase — protein sequence MKSLTLVLIQFVCLVMLAVTGPLIASNSPYFFLEIVGLLSGVWAVWTMRPGHFNIVPDVPKGSNLVTEGPYKYVRHPMYSSLLLVTLALVLDHFSKFRLFIWFILLFDLVIKLSYEEELLSGHFTDYSSYKKRTKRLIPFLF from the coding sequence GTGAAGTCACTTACATTGGTTTTAATCCAGTTCGTTTGCCTAGTCATGTTGGCCGTGACCGGCCCTTTGATTGCCTCAAACTCGCCATATTTTTTCCTGGAAATAGTGGGCTTACTGAGCGGGGTCTGGGCAGTATGGACAATGAGGCCCGGCCACTTCAACATCGTTCCGGATGTCCCGAAGGGTAGTAATCTGGTTACGGAAGGTCCTTACAAATATGTCCGGCATCCCATGTATTCCTCCCTTCTTTTGGTGACACTTGCATTGGTGCTCGACCACTTTTCGAAATTTAGGCTCTTTATCTGGTTTATCTTACTCTTTGACCTTGTAATCAAACTTAGCTACGAAGAAGAGCTTCTTTCCGGTCATTTCACCGATTATTCTTCCTATAAAAAACGAACGAAGAGGCTTATCCCCTTTTTGTTTTAG
- a CDS encoding Dabb family protein, producing MIKHIVMWRLKETADGVGKEENARKLKEQLESLRDKICAIKHIEVGINIKYSEAASDVVLYSEFDSLNDLEAYQKHPEHQKIVSFVNEVRLERRVVDYEV from the coding sequence ATGATAAAGCACATAGTAATGTGGCGGCTTAAGGAGACTGCCGACGGTGTAGGTAAAGAAGAAAATGCAAGAAAGCTAAAGGAACAACTTGAATCCCTTAGGGATAAAATTTGCGCGATAAAACACATCGAAGTCGGTATCAACATAAAGTATTCTGAAGCGGCCTCAGATGTTGTTCTATATTCAGAGTTTGATAGCCTGAATGACCTGGAAGCCTACCAGAAGCATCCCGAACACCAGAAGATAGTTAGCTTTGTGAATGAAGTGCGTTTGGAGAGGAGGGTGGTTGATTACGAGGTTTAG
- a CDS encoding MerR family transcriptional regulator — translation MVEITLEELIEKAKERNIDLGSDPKSIIRFYTRLGLFPKPKRKKAKGTRGKATRLYYPESALDKLAQIKALKSKGLSLDEIRDSFALGYVRDALRDLLSKADDEKVKQLANIIGSREELESIVEAPLVYIIEGMSQEEVKKLLTLFCGVGFYALLEAQEALEEFKVNEARRALFKSIFYNSIAMLRLARTTGDTKLESTASEIYENMVLAPIRKASDRVRREFIKSVETHLREREVRKRKA, via the coding sequence ATGGTAGAGATAACACTAGAAGAGCTTATCGAGAAAGCGAAAGAAAGAAACATCGACCTGGGCAGCGACCCCAAGAGTATAATCAGATTCTATACAAGGCTCGGACTATTCCCAAAACCCAAAAGGAAGAAAGCCAAGGGTACGAGAGGAAAAGCAACCAGGCTTTATTATCCAGAGTCTGCTCTGGACAAACTCGCTCAAATAAAGGCACTAAAATCCAAGGGGCTATCGCTAGATGAGATTCGGGACAGCTTTGCCCTTGGATACGTAAGGGATGCTCTGAGGGACCTTCTGAGTAAGGCCGATGACGAAAAGGTAAAACAGCTCGCCAATATCATCGGCAGTAGGGAAGAGCTTGAGTCAATAGTCGAAGCGCCGCTAGTTTACATAATCGAGGGAATGTCTCAAGAGGAGGTAAAAAAGCTGCTTACTCTATTTTGCGGCGTTGGATTTTACGCCCTTCTTGAAGCGCAGGAGGCGCTCGAAGAATTCAAAGTAAACGAGGCAAGGCGGGCACTATTTAAATCGATATTCTACAATTCAATAGCTATGCTCAGGCTTGCCCGCACTACCGGTGATACCAAGTTGGAGTCGACTGCGTCTGAGATCTACGAGAACATGGTTCTGGCCCCTATTCGCAAAGCCAGCGACCGGGTGAGAAGGGAATTCATAAAATCAGTGGAAACTCACCTGAGAGAGAGGGAGGTAAGGAAGAGAAAGGCTTGA
- a CDS encoding acyl carrier protein — protein MSQEIKNRVKKVLINKFLQDLRPEYIKDDTPLIELGVGVDSVATLELIVALEEEFEIGIDESEINRELLTNLTSISDYISERIRTGSR, from the coding sequence ATGAGCCAAGAGATCAAAAATAGGGTCAAAAAGGTTTTAATCAATAAATTCCTTCAGGACTTAAGACCAGAGTATATAAAAGACGATACCCCACTCATCGAGCTCGGTGTAGGGGTTGACTCCGTGGCTACGCTCGAACTTATAGTAGCACTGGAAGAAGAGTTTGAAATTGGCATCGACGAGAGCGAAATAAACCGGGAACTTCTCACAAACCTGACCAGTATTTCAGACTACATATCCGAGCGCATCCGGACAGGCTCTAGATAA